A window of the Oryza brachyantha chromosome 5, ObraRS2, whole genome shotgun sequence genome harbors these coding sequences:
- the LOC102699592 gene encoding protein ROLLING AND ERECT LEAF 2, with protein sequence MGCRSSRLDAADVSPVVALCRERRDLLRAAADQRAALAAAHAAYFRALPRVADALARFAEQHHAATPPGSPVLTLPPSEPDEPKKRSASVSTLHTDSGHSHLHFHADGSDSEPDSADDCACGAAGHGGRGEISPPAEELQEPQIPEPGASSRPQMPWEYGPYNSFPSSFPNVTFPDYYYMKASSTPANTVYQEPYGYGNFAANVSYNGYDYGYSNPMYGVPIPPEGERLAEDRRREAPAAAPAPAPPMPMPEVSPWDFFNPFDSYDYSQQLPQYKEKGYGSNGSFTSSPNSSEVREREGIPELEEETEQESMRESLKARKAVESTASNRIDNVDVNAKVKTASMEHKECEIESVGSASVLDSGEESVYSCECDNANANANANANANANAGAGAAVPIGDDPGMVKKVASEEHSSMVVAEDVLPENFGTRDVADVVKEIKERFNSVVACGDDVAKILEVGSMQYRPQRRVVRLVFSRLMRTFALLFSSVSEPPVNNLEQTTLSASRRNQNLSQRIGGASDIELNTLSSVMDRLYVWEKRLHKEIMEEEKLRITYDKQWKRLKELDDNGAEPYKIDSTRASIRTLLTRINITIRSAKVISRRIHILRDDELHPHLVKLIQGLVRMWKFILECHRKQFHAILETKSHVLIPKNGPERNSKITFELEMELLNWCSCFSNWILSQKAYIETLNGWLVKWLPQEKEETPDGIAPFSPGRLGAPAVFITANDWCQTMKRIPEGTVIGAIEAFAVNVHMLWERQDEEQQQKLKADFLSRDYSKRLKSFQKEHGLAGHHEADKTMLPIAENNRAVDSRMVALDALHKRLDEQRSRHEETVNQIQESSATDLKAGLGPILEALESFTQETLKGYENVRMLNGCGA encoded by the exons atGGGGTGCAGGAGCTCGCGGCTGGACGCGGCGGACGTGTCACCCGTGGTCGCGCTCTGCCGGGAGCGGCGCGACCTgctgcgcgcggcggcggaccagCGCGCCGCGCTGGCGGCAGCGCACGCCGCCTACTTCCGCGCGCTCCCGCGCGTGGCGGACGCGCTCGCGCGGTTCGCGGAGCAGCAccacgccgccacgccgcctgGGTCGCCCGTGCTCACGCTGCCCCCGTCCGAGCCGGACGAGCCCAAGAAGCGGAGCGCCTCCGTCTCCACCCTGCACACCGACTCCGGCCACTCCCACCTCCACTTCCACGCCGACGGCTCGGACTCCGAGCCCGACTCCGCCGACGACTGCGcctgcggcgccgccgggcacggcggccgaggcgagatctcgccgccggcggaagAGCTTCAAGAACCGCAAATCCCAGAGCCGGGAGCGTCGTCCAGGCCGCAAATGCCGTGGGAGTACGGTCCCTACAACTCcttcccttcctccttcccAAATGTCACATTCCCCGATTACTACTACATGAAGGCGAGCTCGACGCCGGCGAACACGGTGTACCAAGAACCCTACGGTTACGGCAACTTCGCCGCCAATGTCTCCTACAACGGGTACGACTACGGGTACAGCAACCCAATGTACGGTGTTCCGATTCCCCCGGAGGGAGAACGGCTGGCCGAGGATCGTCGCcgggaggcgccggcggctgcgccggcgccggcgccgccgatgcCAATGCCGGAAGTCTCGCCCTGGGACTTCTTTAACCCGTTCGACTCCTACGACTACAGCCAGCAGCTTCCGCAGTACAAGGAGAAAGGATACGGTTCCAATGGGTCGTTCACGAGTAGCCCCAACTCGAGCGAGGTGAGGGAAAGGGAGGGGATACCGGAGCTCGAGGAGGAGACCGAGCAGGAGTCGATGAGGGAATCTCTGAAGGCGAGGAAGGCTGTGGAGAGCACCGCGTCCAACCGGATTGACAATGTCGATGTGAATGCCAAGGTGAAGACGGCGTCGATGGAGCACAAGGAGTGCGAGATTGAGAGTGTGGGGAGCGCTTCGGTTCTTGATtcgggggaggagagcgtgtATAGCTGTGAATGTGACAATGCCAATGCCAATGCCAATGCCAATGCCAATGCCAATGCCAATGCCGGAGCAGGAGCGGCGGTGCCGATTGGGGATGATCCAGGGATGGTGAAGAAGGTGGCCTCGGAGGAGCACTCATCAATGGTAGTGGCTGAAGACGTGCTGCCGGAAAACTTCGGGACACGGGATGTTGCAGATGTTGTGAAGGAGATAAAGGAGCGATTCAACTCGGTGGTAGCCTGTGGAGACGATGTTGCTAAGATCCTTGAGGTGGGGAGTATGCAGTACCGGCCACAGAGAAGAGTTGTGCGAT TGGTATTTTCACGATTGATGAGGACCTTTGCCTTGTTGTTTTCTTCTGTATCTGAGCCTCCTGTGAATAATTTGGAGCAAACAACATTAAGTGCATCCAGAAGAAATCAGAATTTGAGTCAAAGAATTGGTGGTGCCAGTGATATTGAGCTTAATACCCTTTCTTCAGTAATGGATAGATTGTATGTGTGGGAGAAAAGACTTCATAAGGAAATTATG gAGGAAGAAAAATTGAGGATCACATATGACAAACAATGGAAGCGCCTGAAAGAGTTGGACGATAATGGCGCAGAACCATATAAAATTGATTCTACGCGGGCCTCAATTAGGACACTGCTCACCAGAATCAACATTACTATTAGATCAGCCAAAGTTATTTCGAGGAGGATCCACATACTACGAGATGATGAGCTACATCCACATCTTGTTAAGCTTATTCAAGG GCTTGTGAGAATGTGGAAATTCATTCTTGAATGCCATCGGAAGCAATTTCATGCTATACTTGAAACTAAATCTCATGTTCTCATCCCTAAGAATGGGCCTGAAAGGAACTCCAAGATTACATTCGAACTAGAAATGGAACTTTTGAACTGGTGTTCCTGTTTCAGTAATTGGATTCTGTCACAAAAGGCTTATATTGAAACTCTCAATGGCTGGTTAGTCAAATGGCTTCCACAGGAAAAGGAGGAAACACCAGATGGGATCGCACCATTTTCTCCGGGTAGACTTGGAGCTCCAGCTGTGTTCATCACAGCTAATGATTGGTGTCAAACCATGAAAAGGATACCAGAAGGTACTGTCATAGGTGCAATAGAAGCTTTCGCTGTTAATGTGCACATGCTATGGGAGCGGCAGGATGAAGAGCAGCAACAGAAGTTGAAAGCTGACTTTTTATCTAGAGATTACTCAAAGAGGTTGAAATCTTTTCAAAAGGAACATGGTTTGGCTGGACATCATGAAGCTGATAAGACAATGTTGCCTATTGCCGAAAATAACAGAGCAGTTGATAGCCGCATGGTAGCTTTGGACGCTTTGCACAAGAGATTGGATGAACAAAGATCTAGGCACGAGGAAACTGTGAATCAAATCCAAGAATCAAGTGCAACAGACCTGAAAGCAGGTCTAGGGCCAATACTTGAAGCATTGGAATCTTTTACCCAAGAGACGCTGAAAGGTTATGAGAATGTAAGAATGCTTAACGGTTGTGGAGCTTGA
- the LOC102711806 gene encoding F-box protein SKP2A-like yields the protein MVSARPVNGELDAWFRSLMLSIGNGRGEAESGGAMPTLSGWKDLPVELLLRIMSIVGDDRMVVAASGVCTGWRDALGWGLTNLSLSRCRQNMNNLMISLAYKFTKLQVLTLRQNIAQLEDTAVEAVATYCHDLRELDLSRSFRLSDRSLYALAHGCPQLTKLNISGCSNFSDIALTYLTCHCKNLKCLNLCGCGKAATDRALQAIAHNCGQLQSLSLGWCEDVTDKGVTSLASGCPDLRALDLCGCVLITDESVIALATGCPHLRSLGLYYCQNITDRAMYSLANSRVKSKRRRWDAARSSSSGTSSKEEDGLANLNISQCTALTPPAVQAVCDSFPALHTCPDRHSLIISGCLSLTSVHCACALHPHRAGRAMVPSHAY from the exons ATGGTTAGTGCGAGGCCAGTAAATGGAGAATTGGATGCATGGTTCAGAAGCCTCATGCTTTCTATTGGCAATGGGAGGGGAGAGGCTGAAAGTGGTGGTGCAATGCCAACCTTGTCAGGCTGGAAGGACCTTCCTGttgagctgctgctgcggatTATGTCAATAGTTGGAGATGACCGGATGGTTGTTGCGGCATCTGGTGTTTGCACTGGTTGGCGTGACGCACTGGGATGGGGGCTTACTAATCTTTCCCTCTCACG GTGTCGTCAGAACATGAATAACTTAATGATATCACTTGCTTACAAATTCACAAAGCTTCAAGTTCTTACTCTTCGACAGAACATAGCTCAGCTTGAAGACACTGCAGTTGAGGCAGTTGCCACCTACTGTCATGATCTACGTGAGTTAGACCTTAGCAGAAGTTTTAGGCTTAGTGACCGTTCCTTGTATGCATTAGCTCATGGCTGTCCACAGCTTACAAAACTAAACATTAGTGGATGTTCCAACTTCAGTGACATTGCCTTGACCTATCTTACTTGCCACTGTAAAAATCTTAAGTGCTTGAATCTATGTGGTTGTGGGAAGGCAGCAACAGACAGAGCTTTGCAG GCCATAGCTCATAATTGCGGCCAGCTTCAATCATTGAGCTTAGGTTGGTGTGAGGATGTCACTGATAAGGGAGTGACCAGCTTGGCGTCGGGGTGCCCTGATCTCAGGGCTCTGGACTTGTGCGGTTGTGTTCTTATAACAG ATGAGAGTGTGATCGCTCTTGCCACTGGGTGTCCACACCTGCGATCTTTAGGCTTGTACTACTGCCAGAACATCACCGACCGAGCCATGTACTCCCTCGCAAACAGCCGGGTCAAGAGCAAACGCAGGAGGTGGGATGCcgcgaggagcagcagcagcggcaccTCTAGCAAGGAAGAAGACGGCCTCGCGAACCTGAACATCAGCCAGTGCACGGCCCTGACACCCCCCGCCGTGCAGGCGGTCTGCGACTCCTTCCCGGCGCTCCACACCTGTCCTGACAGGCACTCCCTGATCATCAGCGGCTGCCTCAGCCTGACGTCCGTCCACTGTGCCTGCGCCCTCCACCCGCACCGGGCTGGAAGAGCCATGGTGCCTAGCCACGCATACTGA